From the Psychrobacillus sp. FSL K6-4046 genome, one window contains:
- the nikB gene encoding nickel ABC transporter permease: protein MVSLIVRRGMQLLFLLFGISFLVFSSMYIAPGDPATMVGGPTATESDLESIRENLGLNDPFLVQYGRYVKNAVQGDFGYSYQSKQSVSEAIAVRLPNTFKLAIASMIVAIIIGVVAGLISALKQNSWLDVTSTTFALAGISIPNFWLGALLILVFAVNLQWLPVGGLSAPFYTAEGFKQMILPAITLGTSAAAMIARMTRSSVLEVAKADYVRTARAKGVKERSVIWVHTLKNAMIPVVTVIGVNFGGLLGGTIITEKVFAINGVGRLMVDAIAQRDFPMVQASVLLVATLFVVVNLIVDIVYTFIDPRISYD, encoded by the coding sequence TTGGTTTCTTTAATTGTAAGGCGTGGGATGCAGCTTCTTTTCTTGCTTTTTGGTATATCATTTCTAGTGTTTTCCTCCATGTACATTGCACCTGGGGATCCTGCCACAATGGTAGGTGGACCGACAGCGACCGAGTCTGATTTGGAATCAATAAGAGAGAACTTAGGATTAAATGATCCTTTCTTAGTTCAGTATGGCCGATATGTTAAAAATGCGGTACAAGGAGACTTTGGCTATTCCTATCAATCTAAACAATCCGTTTCAGAGGCGATAGCTGTTCGGCTACCGAACACTTTTAAGCTGGCAATTGCGAGTATGATAGTCGCCATCATAATAGGTGTAGTGGCGGGATTGATATCAGCATTAAAACAAAATTCATGGCTTGATGTAACTTCAACTACGTTTGCACTTGCCGGGATATCCATACCAAACTTTTGGTTAGGTGCATTGTTAATATTAGTATTTGCTGTAAATCTACAATGGCTACCAGTAGGTGGATTATCAGCACCATTTTACACAGCAGAGGGTTTTAAACAAATGATCCTTCCTGCAATTACGTTAGGCACTAGTGCAGCAGCAATGATTGCGAGAATGACGAGATCGTCAGTGCTCGAGGTTGCTAAGGCCGACTATGTAAGAACGGCCAGAGCAAAAGGTGTGAAAGAACGATCAGTCATTTGGGTACATACTCTAAAAAATGCAATGATTCCAGTAGTTACTGTGATTGGCGTTAACTTTGGTGGTTTACTCGGAGGAACAATTATCACGGAAAAAGTATTTGCGATTAACGGTGTTGGAAGGTTGATGGTAGACGCTATCGCACAAAGGGACTTCCCGATGGTGCAAGCTTCCGTTTTATTAGTAGCCACGTTATTTGTAGTCGTGAATCTCATCGTGGATATTGTCTACACATTCATCGATCCAAGGATAAGCTATGACTAA
- a CDS encoding Lrp/AsnC family transcriptional regulator translates to MGIDAIDKRILELLTANGRLSYVDIGKELNLSRVAVRERVHQLQKEGVIERFTVVINSEKVGKGVSGFFEVDCEPSSLVEVAEKLANNPSVASCYQMTGPSTLHMHVLVDDFLSLEKFINEELYALEGITRVESHILLRRFKSRSGLKL, encoded by the coding sequence ATGGGAATAGATGCGATAGACAAACGAATCCTAGAACTCTTAACAGCTAATGGCCGATTATCATATGTAGATATTGGGAAAGAGTTAAATTTATCTAGGGTTGCTGTGAGAGAGCGGGTACATCAACTACAGAAAGAAGGAGTTATTGAAAGATTTACTGTAGTAATTAACTCTGAAAAAGTAGGCAAAGGGGTATCGGGCTTTTTTGAAGTGGATTGTGAACCTTCATCGTTGGTGGAAGTCGCAGAGAAACTAGCAAACAATCCAAGTGTTGCGAGTTGCTACCAAATGACAGGACCTTCCACATTACATATGCATGTGTTAGTTGACGACTTCCTTAGCTTAGAAAAATTCATCAACGAAGAGTTATATGCATTAGAAGGTATTACTAGAGTTGAAAGCCATATTTTATTAAGAAGATTTAAAAGTCGTAGTGGCTTAAAGTTATAA
- a CDS encoding type 1 glutamine amidotransferase domain-containing protein gives MAKVATLITNMFEDSEYAKPAQALNEAGHEVFAIEQEAGKQVTGKNGEVNVTIDYGIDDVKPEEFDALFIPGGFSPDILRADDRFVQFAKYFMDAKKPVFAICHGPQLLITAKTLNGRDATGYKSIQVDLENAGVKFHDEEVFVCQKQLVTSRTPDDIPAFNREIVKLLA, from the coding sequence ATGGCTAAAGTAGCAACATTAATCACAAACATGTTTGAGGACTCGGAATATGCGAAACCGGCACAAGCATTAAACGAAGCTGGACACGAGGTATTCGCTATTGAACAAGAAGCTGGGAAACAAGTAACCGGTAAAAATGGTGAAGTAAATGTAACGATTGACTATGGTATTGACGATGTGAAGCCAGAAGAATTTGATGCATTATTCATTCCTGGTGGATTTTCTCCCGATATTTTAAGAGCAGATGATCGTTTCGTACAATTTGCTAAATACTTTATGGATGCTAAAAAACCCGTATTTGCAATCTGTCATGGACCTCAGCTTTTAATTACTGCAAAAACACTCAATGGTCGAGATGCAACTGGATATAAATCTATTCAAGTAGATTTAGAAAATGCAGGCGTTAAGTTCCATGACGAAGAAGTTTTCGTTTGTCAAAAACAATTAGTTACTAGTCGTACACCAGACGACATTCCAGCGTTCAACCGTGAAATCGTTAAACTGTTGGCTTAA